In a single window of the Micrococcaceae bacterium Sec5.7 genome:
- a CDS encoding DUF4192 domain-containing protein — MTASEHLTIKGPEDILGFIPHSLGYWPADSLVAMTMQGKRLGATLRVDLPGPDGLRNPGEFARTVGDYLQADDAADGTLLMLFTNDGWMDSDDGYRPLLAALEAALGCAGMPVRDAWYVGHTHWRNVYCTDPGCCPLPGRSVDEIRDSRLNAEMVFRGSSVGAPPADRLYGEGQGQRGREETSVVAAEQRWLAEFNSRRGSRQQFDAVLDTWERAKQAGQGTDLTAALKAFLRASLCVPAWRDAVLVMTAAGRAAAARGAEEFGIFDDGSGLAAVRPPAEDMPQKGTEKGSSRRPDDGSAAGYGEVLLGLSPVVPDWAGMKRLEQVLLRLSCAGGAEAEAAALTARGWIEWCRGRGSFADALLNQALVEQNGYRLAELLSELVGRGTICGWAGRRETAWQKFEPDAA; from the coding sequence ATGACAGCTTCAGAACACCTCACCATCAAAGGGCCCGAGGATATCCTTGGGTTCATACCGCACTCCCTGGGGTACTGGCCGGCGGACAGCCTGGTCGCCATGACCATGCAGGGCAAACGGCTGGGCGCCACGCTTCGGGTTGATCTTCCCGGGCCGGACGGTCTGCGGAACCCCGGGGAATTCGCCAGGACGGTCGGCGATTACCTGCAAGCAGACGACGCGGCCGACGGAACCCTCCTTATGTTGTTCACCAATGACGGCTGGATGGACTCCGACGATGGGTATAGGCCGCTGCTGGCAGCTCTCGAAGCCGCGCTCGGATGCGCCGGGATGCCCGTGCGGGATGCCTGGTACGTAGGGCATACCCATTGGCGCAATGTGTACTGCACGGACCCCGGGTGCTGTCCGCTGCCAGGCCGTTCCGTGGACGAAATCCGGGACAGCAGGCTCAATGCTGAGATGGTATTCCGCGGCAGCAGCGTGGGAGCGCCCCCCGCCGACCGCCTGTACGGTGAAGGCCAGGGCCAGCGTGGACGCGAAGAAACGTCCGTTGTGGCGGCCGAACAGCGCTGGTTGGCCGAGTTCAACAGCCGGCGGGGCAGCCGGCAGCAGTTCGACGCTGTCCTGGATACCTGGGAGCGCGCCAAGCAGGCAGGCCAGGGGACCGACCTTACGGCGGCGCTCAAGGCATTTCTGCGCGCATCCCTTTGCGTTCCGGCGTGGCGGGATGCAGTGCTGGTCATGACAGCGGCCGGGCGGGCTGCGGCGGCGCGCGGGGCGGAAGAGTTCGGGATATTCGACGACGGCTCCGGGTTGGCGGCGGTCCGTCCACCCGCTGAAGACATGCCGCAGAAAGGGACCGAAAAGGGGAGTTCCCGAAGACCCGATGACGGGTCTGCGGCCGGGTATGGTGAGGTGCTGCTGGGACTCAGCCCGGTTGTTCCCGATTGGGCCGGAATGAAGCGCCTCGAACAGGTCCTGCTGCGGCTTTCGTGCGCGGGAGGCGCTGAGGCAGAAGCCGCAGCGCTGACGGCAAGGGGATGGATCGAGTGGTGCCGCGGCAGGGGTTCCTTTGCCGATGCCCTCCTGAATCAGGCGCTGGTGGAGCAGAACGGATACCGGCTGGCAGAGCTGCTGTCCGAGCTGGTGGGCCGCGGCACCATCTGCGGCTGGGCGGGCCGGCGTGAGACTGCCTGGCAGAAGTTCGAGCCGGACGCCGCGTAG